From Cetobacterium ceti:
GATCAATGTCTCATTTGTTAGCGTAATCATCTTCATCTTAAAGCCTCCATTATTATTTTATTGACTTAGAGGCATACAATAAGCTATAATCTCATTATGAGTGTGAGGTGAGCTTAATTGCTTGCCTTTTTTTTATTTATATTGATTTTTTAGTTTTATACAGTTTATATCTTTTGTAAAAATTTTAGTTTCTAAGTGCTGATTTTCTTCTTCAAGCCTTCGCTTGTTTGTTATTAAATCATTATGAAGAATATCTCTTAATTGATCACTCAGATTTTCGTAATGCAACTGTTTTTCTAAATCATTTTTTAAAAATCTAACAAATTTATTTACAAAATTATTAAATTCTTTATTTTTAAAAATACTTTTAAAAACATTTAATTCAGCTATAGCATTTTCGATATATTCGATATACTCATTTCTCCTCTCATCATCCAATTCGTCGATTTTATAATCTGTTTTTACAGTTTGTGTTAAGTTATATAAAATACCAGTTGTAGCCATTGTTAATGATAAAGTTTGGCTCACTATCGAATCTGTTTTCATAAAATCACACTCCCTTAAAATTTTAAAAAATTCAAAATATATAAAAAATGTTAAAATTTTTGTATAGTTAAAACTACACAAAAGAAATGTAACACTTTTTATTTACTGTGTCAATATATTTTGATTTTTTTTAATAAATGCGATAAAATTATAATAGTTTAAAAGGAGGAATGTAATGAGGTTTGGCGAGACTTTAAAAAAGATAAGAAACGAAAAAAATGATTCTTTAAGAAAGCTGGCAAGTAAAGTAGGAGTTTCATTTGCATATATAAATCAAATAGAGAAAGGTATCACGCCTGCAAGTGAAAGTTTTTTTGATAAATTATTAACTATTTATAGCGATAAAAAACAAGAGCTCTCTGAAGCTTATTGCTCTGAAGTTCTTCCAAAACAAGTAATTAAAGATATTGAAGAAGAAGGTATTCGCTTAAAAAAACTAGATCTCGAATATATGAAAATGAAATTATATAAATTCGATTCTAAAAAAAATGGGACATCAGATTATATTTATAAGGAGATGGTGATACCCATGAACACAATAAACAACAATTTTGAAGTATTTACAATAGAAATTGAAGGAAATGAATTAGAAAATTTTTATGATAAAGATGTAATTTTAATAGAAA
This genomic window contains:
- a CDS encoding helix-turn-helix domain-containing protein, producing MRFGETLKKIRNEKNDSLRKLASKVGVSFAYINQIEKGITPASESFFDKLLTIYSDKKQELSEAYCSEVLPKQVIKDIEEEGIRLKKLDLEYMKMKLYKFDSKKNGTSDYIYKEMVIPMNTINNNFEVFTIEIEGNELENFYDKDVILIEKTENEIEMLNKKIIAIEINDTVFLRKVNIIKYIPYLESLNRVYKPIKYNCTEMKILGVAIGLLYRDLKNLKF